One stretch of Thalassovita sp. DNA includes these proteins:
- a CDS encoding sarcosine oxidase subunit gamma, whose translation MSEALLKTALSGASSDGFVRVEELGPQGMITLRGDFDSAGFAAAVKKAVGLALPKQRKISSGKGGSVAWMSPDELLILVDYDQVGATVAKLNAALEGEHALVADVSDARAFFRLSGADGAVRDVMAKLAPVDFSPAAFGKGDIRRSRLAQVAGAFWTPEEGVMQVICFRSVAQYTFDLLSVSAETGGEVAFY comes from the coding sequence ATGTCTGAGGCCCTGCTGAAAACCGCGCTCTCGGGCGCATCATCTGACGGCTTTGTGCGGGTTGAGGAGCTTGGCCCGCAGGGCATGATCACCCTGCGCGGGGATTTTGACAGCGCCGGTTTTGCCGCTGCGGTGAAGAAGGCCGTGGGTCTGGCGCTGCCGAAACAGCGCAAGATCTCCAGCGGCAAAGGCGGCTCGGTTGCCTGGATGTCGCCGGATGAGCTGTTGATTCTGGTCGACTACGATCAGGTCGGCGCTACGGTGGCCAAACTGAACGCCGCACTGGAAGGTGAACATGCGCTGGTTGCGGATGTGTCGGATGCCCGCGCCTTCTTCCGCCTTTCCGGCGCGGATGGGGCGGTGCGCGACGTGATGGCGAAGCTGGCACCGGTCGATTTCAGCCCCGCCGCCTTCGGCAAAGGTGACATCCGCCGCTCCCGCCTGGCGCAGGTGGCCGGTGCCTTCTGGACCCCGGAAGAGGGTGTGATGCAGGTGATCTGCTTCCGCTCCGTGGCGCAATACACCTTCGATCTGCTGAGCGTTTCAGCGGAAACAGGGGGTGAGGTGGCCTTTTACTGA
- a CDS encoding GNAT family N-acetyltransferase has product MTQQEITATTAADIPALQSVLATTGLFPAAMLPDMLAPALSGATSDIWLSHHVDGAAIGFCYTRAEEMTEGVWNMVALAVHPSHQGKGTGAALVAATEQRLRDIGARLLIVDTSGTEAFEATRRFYRHNGYEEEGRIRDFWAAGDDKVIFRKPL; this is encoded by the coding sequence ATGACACAACAAGAGATCACAGCGACCACTGCAGCAGATATCCCCGCCCTGCAATCGGTGCTGGCCACCACCGGCCTCTTTCCCGCCGCGATGCTGCCGGACATGCTGGCCCCTGCCCTCAGCGGCGCCACCTCAGATATCTGGCTCAGCCACCACGTAGATGGTGCCGCCATAGGCTTCTGCTACACCCGCGCGGAGGAGATGACCGAAGGCGTCTGGAACATGGTGGCGCTGGCGGTGCATCCGAGCCATCAGGGCAAGGGCACAGGCGCCGCGCTGGTCGCAGCGACAGAGCAGCGCCTGCGGGACATCGGCGCCCGTCTGTTGATTGTGGACACTTCAGGCACTGAAGCCTTTGAAGCAACCCGCCGCTTCTACCGCCACAACGGCTATGAAGAAGAGGGCCGCATTCGCGATTTCTGGGCCGCCGGCGATGACAAGGTGATCTTCCGCAAACCGCTCTGA
- a CDS encoding efflux RND transporter permease subunit: MTGIVDWAASRARMVLAFVLLSLLAGGFAYSSLPKEGEPDIEIPALFVSVPFPGISATDAETLLVKPMETELADLDGLKEMSATAAEGYAGVALEFEFGWDKTKIMADVRDAMSKAEGNFPAGFESYSVNEINFSEFPILIVNLTGDVPERTMYRVAKDLQDKLEALDSVLEAGIAGNRDEMVEVIIDPLRLESYNVTAGELINVVTNNNMLVAAGEVDTEQGSFAVKIPSSFDEPRDIYSLPVKINGQRVVTLGDLAEIRLTFEDRHGTARFNGVNTVALQVVKRKGYNILDTTNMVRQVIDEASGEWPADLKAAVDVGTSNDQGRIVGSMVSQLEGSVLTAIALVMIVVLAALGSRAALLVGFAIPTSFLLCFVLLAIMGITISNIVMFGLILAVGMLVDGAIVVVEYADKRIKEGTGPMHAYVEAAKRMFWPVVSSTATTLCAFLPMLFWPGIPGQFMGMLPVTLIFVLSASLVVALIYLPVLGGVSGRLSRTFSNLSEWLKRKLPWWIARAALVPPSIMLIFTGAMQLLNPNYVVAMGEGGLANLLVGGVMFMTGAFAASVTLGAAEIHWSRKRIKAGHKRTVFGYFIKAIAGNPVMPIVSAVVVIGFVMQVFSYFGENNNGVEFFVESEPEMAIAYVRARGNLSIEEKDDLVKQAEDMILAHPGVLNAFAFAGEGGLSNNTGGAQPPSDTVGQVQFETIPWEDRADRPDLDGDVVLDELTAQLDQIPGIKIEILAASRGPASAKPVHLRLKSDNWDNLLLATQTASAKFSDTLALELVEDTLPLPGIDWQIDVDVEKAGRYGADVATVGAMVQLVTRGILLDTMRVDSSEEEIEIRVRLPEEDRVLSTLDTLKVRTQDGLVPLANFITRKPVAKLATIDRVDQKRYFDVKAAVTDGYVKAMDGEAQLGFLQQVAAGEGTVIAPDGTQYVIAEAEDPDLLKSTVEAGDATFVVVTPAERIEALTAWLGTNPIPEGIAWEWTGDQEDEAESQAFLSQAFAGALALMFIILLAQFNSIYNSVLVLLAVVLSTTGVLIGMLVMDQTFSIIMTGTGIVALAGIVVNNNIVLIDTYQEYSQYMPRIEAIVRTAESRIRPVLLTTVTTMAGLAPMMFGLSLDFMGGGYTVDSPTALWWKQLATAVVFGLGIATVLTLVFTPAMLAMRVWFTTYVLWIARALQALSLGRGSRAAQDMALRSAARKVKSPELIWEDDEPELFEVISDPEETTPEPPKGGKLAAAE, from the coding sequence ATGACGGGTATCGTCGATTGGGCCGCATCCCGTGCGCGGATGGTGCTGGCCTTTGTTCTGCTATCGCTGCTGGCTGGGGGCTTTGCCTATTCCAGCCTGCCCAAAGAGGGCGAACCGGATATTGAAATCCCGGCGCTCTTCGTCTCGGTCCCCTTCCCCGGCATTTCGGCCACTGACGCGGAAACGCTGCTGGTCAAGCCGATGGAAACCGAACTGGCTGATCTGGACGGGCTGAAAGAGATGTCCGCCACCGCCGCCGAAGGCTATGCCGGTGTGGCGCTGGAATTCGAATTTGGCTGGGACAAGACCAAGATCATGGCCGACGTGCGCGACGCCATGTCGAAAGCCGAGGGCAACTTCCCCGCTGGGTTTGAGAGCTATTCGGTCAATGAGATCAACTTCTCTGAGTTTCCGATCCTGATCGTCAACCTGACCGGTGATGTGCCGGAACGGACGATGTACAGGGTGGCTAAGGATCTGCAGGACAAGCTGGAAGCGCTGGATTCAGTGCTGGAGGCAGGCATTGCAGGCAACCGCGATGAGATGGTCGAAGTGATCATCGATCCGCTGCGTCTGGAAAGCTACAACGTCACTGCGGGTGAGCTGATCAATGTGGTGACCAACAACAACATGCTGGTGGCCGCCGGTGAAGTGGACACCGAACAGGGCTCCTTCGCGGTGAAGATCCCATCAAGCTTTGATGAGCCGCGCGACATCTATTCGCTGCCGGTGAAAATCAATGGCCAGCGGGTTGTGACCCTTGGCGATCTGGCTGAGATCCGCCTGACCTTCGAAGACCGTCATGGCACTGCGCGCTTCAACGGCGTCAATACAGTGGCGCTGCAGGTGGTCAAACGCAAAGGCTACAACATCCTGGACACCACCAATATGGTGCGTCAGGTCATTGATGAGGCCAGCGGCGAATGGCCTGCAGATCTGAAGGCTGCGGTAGACGTGGGCACCTCCAACGATCAGGGCCGCATCGTGGGCTCGATGGTCAGCCAGCTGGAAGGCTCGGTTCTGACCGCGATTGCGCTGGTGATGATCGTGGTTCTGGCCGCCCTGGGCAGCCGGGCCGCCCTGCTGGTGGGCTTTGCGATCCCGACCTCCTTCCTGTTGTGTTTCGTCCTTTTGGCGATCATGGGGATCACCATTTCCAACATCGTGATGTTTGGTCTGATCCTCGCGGTGGGCATGCTGGTGGATGGCGCCATTGTTGTGGTGGAATATGCTGACAAGCGCATCAAAGAGGGCACCGGCCCGATGCACGCCTATGTCGAGGCCGCCAAACGCATGTTCTGGCCGGTGGTCAGCTCAACCGCGACAACGCTCTGTGCCTTCCTGCCGATGCTGTTCTGGCCGGGCATCCCGGGCCAGTTCATGGGCATGCTGCCGGTGACACTGATCTTCGTTCTGTCGGCTTCGCTTGTGGTGGCGCTGATCTATCTGCCGGTTCTGGGTGGTGTGTCGGGCCGGTTGAGCCGGACCTTCAGCAACCTGTCGGAATGGCTGAAACGCAAACTGCCCTGGTGGATTGCCCGCGCCGCGCTGGTGCCGCCGTCGATCATGCTGATCTTCACCGGTGCCATGCAGCTGTTGAACCCCAACTATGTGGTTGCAATGGGCGAAGGTGGACTGGCCAACTTGCTGGTGGGTGGCGTGATGTTCATGACCGGCGCCTTTGCTGCCTCGGTCACGCTGGGTGCTGCTGAAATCCACTGGAGCCGCAAGCGGATCAAAGCCGGCCACAAACGCACCGTCTTTGGCTATTTCATCAAAGCAATTGCCGGCAACCCGGTAATGCCGATTGTCTCGGCCGTTGTGGTGATCGGCTTTGTGATGCAGGTGTTCAGCTACTTCGGGGAAAACAACAACGGTGTTGAGTTTTTCGTAGAATCCGAACCGGAAATGGCGATCGCCTATGTGCGGGCCCGTGGCAACCTCTCGATTGAGGAAAAGGATGATCTGGTCAAACAGGCCGAAGATATGATCCTGGCCCACCCCGGTGTTCTCAACGCCTTTGCCTTTGCAGGCGAAGGGGGCCTCAGCAACAACACCGGTGGCGCGCAGCCGCCCAGCGATACCGTGGGCCAGGTTCAGTTCGAAACCATTCCGTGGGAAGACCGCGCCGACCGTCCGGATCTGGATGGTGACGTGGTACTGGATGAGCTGACCGCGCAGCTGGATCAGATCCCCGGCATCAAGATCGAAATCCTCGCCGCATCGCGTGGGCCTGCCTCGGCCAAACCGGTGCACCTGCGTCTGAAATCGGACAATTGGGATAACCTGTTGCTGGCAACTCAAACCGCCAGCGCCAAGTTCAGCGATACCCTGGCCCTGGAGCTGGTCGAAGACACCCTGCCCCTGCCCGGCATCGACTGGCAGATTGACGTGGATGTCGAAAAAGCCGGCCGCTACGGTGCCGATGTGGCCACGGTTGGCGCCATGGTACAGCTGGTGACCCGCGGGATCCTGCTGGACACCATGCGCGTCGACAGTTCGGAAGAAGAGATTGAGATCCGCGTGCGCCTGCCCGAAGAAGACCGGGTGCTGTCGACGCTAGACACGCTGAAGGTGCGCACCCAGGATGGTCTGGTGCCGCTGGCCAACTTCATCACGCGCAAGCCTGTGGCCAAACTGGCCACCATCGACCGGGTGGATCAGAAACGCTACTTCGATGTGAAGGCGGCGGTTACCGATGGCTATGTCAAAGCGATGGACGGTGAGGCGCAGCTGGGCTTCCTGCAGCAGGTTGCAGCGGGCGAAGGCACTGTCATCGCCCCCGATGGCACGCAATATGTGATCGCTGAGGCCGAAGATCCCGATCTGTTGAAATCCACCGTAGAGGCCGGCGATGCAACCTTTGTTGTCGTCACCCCTGCGGAACGGATTGAGGCGCTGACCGCCTGGCTGGGCACCAATCCGATCCCGGAAGGCATCGCCTGGGAATGGACCGGTGATCAGGAAGACGAAGCGGAATCGCAGGCCTTCCTCAGCCAGGCCTTTGCCGGTGCGCTGGCGCTGATGTTCATCATCCTCCTGGCGCAGTTCAACTCGATCTACAACTCGGTGCTGGTTCTGCTGGCGGTGGTTCTGTCGACCACGGGTGTGCTGATCGGCATGCTGGTGATGGATCAGACCTTCTCGATCATCATGACCGGGACCGGCATCGTGGCGCTGGCCGGGATCGTGGTGAACAACAACATCGTTCTGATCGACACCTATCAGGAATACAGCCAGTACATGCCCCGGATTGAGGCCATTGTGCGCACCGCCGAAAGCCGCATCCGTCCGGTGCTGCTGACCACGGTGACCACGATGGCGGGTCTTGCGCCGATGATGTTCGGCCTGTCGCTTGATTTCATGGGCGGCGGCTACACCGTCGACAGCCCCACCGCGCTGTGGTGGAAACAGCTGGCGACCGCTGTGGTCTTCGGTCTGGGCATTGCCACCGTGCTGACGCTGGTCTTCACGCCCGCGATGCTGGCGATGCGGGTCTGGTTCACCACCTATGTGCTGTGGATCGCCCGGGCGCTGCAGGCGCTGTCGCTTGGCCGCGGCAGCCGTGCGGCCCAGGACATGGCCCTGCGCAGTGCCGCCCGCAAGGTCAAATCGCCGGAGCTGATCTGGGAAGACGATGAGCCTGAGCTGTTTGAGGTGATCTCCGACCCTGAGGAGACCACGCCGGAGCCGCCCAAAGGGGGCAAGCTGGCAGCTGCTGAATAG
- a CDS encoding TIGR00730 family Rossman fold protein, whose product MITPSVCVFCGSRPGNDTAYSAAAEDVGHALAHNNWRLVYGAGDVGLMGTVARAAQTAGGETFGVIPTHLMKAEVGKTDLSSFVITENMHERKKVMFMNCDAIVVLPGGAGSLDEFFEVLTWRQLQLHQKPIFLLNTNGFWDPLVALIDHVITQGFASQSLRELIRTVATPEELVAGLKSALPA is encoded by the coding sequence ATGATTACCCCTTCCGTTTGCGTCTTTTGTGGCTCCCGTCCCGGGAATGACACGGCCTATAGCGCCGCTGCCGAAGACGTGGGCCATGCGTTAGCGCATAACAACTGGCGGCTGGTTTATGGCGCTGGTGATGTTGGCCTGATGGGCACCGTGGCCCGCGCGGCCCAGACCGCGGGCGGCGAAACCTTCGGCGTGATCCCCACCCATCTGATGAAAGCAGAGGTCGGCAAGACCGATCTGTCGAGCTTTGTGATCACCGAAAACATGCATGAGCGTAAAAAGGTCATGTTCATGAACTGCGATGCGATTGTGGTTCTGCCCGGTGGTGCTGGTTCATTGGATGAGTTCTTTGAGGTGCTGACATGGCGCCAGCTGCAGCTGCACCAAAAACCGATTTTCCTGTTGAACACCAATGGGTTTTGGGACCCTCTTGTGGCGCTGATCGATCACGTGATCACCCAGGGCTTTGCCAGCCAGTCCCTGCGGGAACTGATCCGTACCGTCGCCACGCCCGAGGAGCTGGTTGCGGGACTGAAAAGCGCCCTGCCCGCCTGA
- the rarD gene encoding EamA family transporter RarD, translated as MTANPQDTATDNSAAKLGVLALVTACVVWGLSGLFYKLLSHLPPLQVLSHRTLWSCVFFALVLLVQGRLHLVGGVLRQPRQTLTLFVAALMIGANWFMFILSIQVGKATEASLGYYIFPLVSVLMGVVFFRERLGRLQWGAVALAVLAVSILTWGLGVAPWVSLLIAVTFGLYGVIKKKLTLGPVVSVTVEVLLLSPVALIILWQVWAGGGSVWGNGARDIALLMISGPLTATPLILFSFATKRVQLATVGLVQYLNPTLQFLVATLVFAEPFGPWHAIAFPIIWVALALYSGASLWQARRTGA; from the coding sequence ATGACCGCCAATCCCCAAGACACTGCCACCGACAACTCCGCCGCAAAACTGGGCGTTCTTGCGCTGGTGACGGCCTGTGTGGTCTGGGGCCTGTCGGGGCTGTTTTACAAGCTACTGTCGCATCTGCCGCCCTTGCAGGTGCTCAGCCACCGGACGCTGTGGTCCTGTGTGTTTTTTGCCCTTGTCCTGCTGGTGCAGGGCCGTCTGCATCTGGTGGGCGGGGTGCTGCGTCAGCCGCGTCAAACCCTTACTTTGTTTGTGGCTGCGCTGATGATCGGGGCCAATTGGTTCATGTTCATCCTGTCCATTCAGGTTGGCAAAGCCACCGAAGCATCCTTGGGCTATTACATCTTCCCGCTGGTCTCGGTCCTGATGGGGGTGGTGTTTTTCCGCGAACGTCTGGGGCGGCTGCAATGGGGGGCGGTGGCGTTGGCGGTTCTGGCGGTCTCGATCCTGACCTGGGGTTTGGGCGTGGCACCCTGGGTGTCTCTGCTGATCGCGGTGACCTTTGGTCTTTACGGTGTGATCAAAAAGAAACTGACGCTGGGCCCGGTGGTGTCGGTCACGGTTGAGGTTTTGCTGCTCAGCCCGGTGGCGCTGATCATTCTGTGGCAGGTCTGGGCCGGCGGCGGATCGGTCTGGGGCAATGGGGCGCGGGACATCGCACTGCTGATGATCTCAGGCCCGCTGACCGCAACACCGCTGATCCTGTTTTCCTTTGCCACCAAACGTGTGCAACTGGCCACGGTGGGGCTGGTGCAATATCTGAACCCAACGCTGCAGTTTCTGGTGGCCACGCTGGTCTTTGCCGAACCCTTTGGGCCGTGGCACGCCATTGCCTTCCCGATCATCTGGGTGGCGCTGGCGCTTTACAGCGGGGCGAGCCTTTGGCAGGCCCGCCGCACTGGCGCCTAA
- a CDS encoding LysM peptidoglycan-binding domain-containing protein, with the protein MTKETGAAAGQPLILYGAGAAVALVSALFGLGVFDREEPANVTEAPATATPVETAPVETTAVETADAVETPAQPEPSETPEPAPETTEAAEATPEETTPEAAPVLPDAPSFDVVRIEADGTTLVAGQAVSGSDVDILLNEAVIHTAQPGSDGKFAAFLSIETSDQPRVMALVLRLGDVSVRSTDQVIIAPAPTVVAEATEVATPEAPVETAAAVTVEVATAETPAEAPAEAAPEVAQADPETAAEAPAEAATVETAEAVEAVTETPAEPVATTDTPVETETAEVSPEPAPETPAEAPTEAPVEAAAEPAADAVAETPAVTPAPEPETTVVAEAQVAPEESAEAQTPATESAAPAAAETPASAETPAADAEPQPAPQPVAEDAEPAAPVVIIAGEDGVKVVQPAAAAEASALVLDAISYSETGAVELTGRGAASAFLRVYLSNAAVGEGRVGDSGNWTLVLNDIAPGIYTLRVDQLDGEGKVTSRVETPFKREAEETIAAANTDSGAQPTAADPDASPSVPPVRAVTVQPGNTLWAIARDAYGDGILYVRVFEANRGLIRDPDLIYPGQIFTVPE; encoded by the coding sequence ATGACCAAAGAAACCGGGGCGGCCGCGGGCCAACCACTCATTCTGTACGGTGCCGGGGCGGCTGTGGCTCTGGTGTCGGCGCTTTTTGGCTTGGGCGTATTTGACCGCGAAGAGCCCGCCAATGTCACCGAGGCACCCGCCACGGCGACGCCGGTAGAAACCGCGCCTGTTGAGACTACAGCAGTGGAAACTGCGGATGCGGTTGAAACGCCGGCGCAGCCTGAGCCCTCGGAGACGCCAGAACCCGCACCTGAGACGACAGAGGCGGCAGAGGCCACACCTGAAGAAACCACACCCGAGGCTGCACCCGTCCTGCCAGACGCCCCCAGCTTTGACGTGGTCCGGATTGAGGCCGATGGCACCACATTGGTGGCCGGCCAAGCGGTCAGCGGCAGTGACGTGGATATTCTGCTGAATGAGGCGGTGATCCACACTGCCCAGCCCGGGTCAGATGGAAAATTCGCCGCCTTCCTGTCGATTGAAACCTCGGATCAGCCGCGTGTGATGGCGCTGGTGCTGCGTCTTGGCGATGTCTCGGTACGGTCGACCGATCAGGTGATCATTGCGCCGGCCCCAACCGTTGTGGCTGAGGCCACCGAGGTGGCAACGCCTGAGGCCCCTGTTGAAACAGCTGCGGCAGTGACGGTTGAAGTGGCAACTGCTGAGACCCCGGCTGAGGCCCCGGCAGAGGCGGCACCAGAGGTCGCTCAGGCAGACCCGGAAACGGCGGCTGAGGCCCCTGCGGAGGCTGCGACGGTCGAAACGGCGGAGGCCGTGGAAGCGGTAACCGAAACCCCGGCAGAGCCTGTGGCCACCACGGACACCCCGGTTGAGACCGAGACAGCGGAGGTTTCGCCAGAACCTGCGCCTGAAACCCCGGCTGAAGCTCCGACCGAGGCTCCGGTTGAGGCTGCAGCAGAACCTGCCGCTGATGCTGTCGCCGAGACCCCGGCGGTCACCCCTGCGCCGGAGCCTGAAACCACCGTTGTGGCTGAGGCTCAGGTTGCCCCGGAAGAAAGCGCAGAAGCGCAGACCCCGGCCACCGAAAGCGCGGCACCTGCAGCGGCTGAGACACCCGCCAGCGCCGAAACCCCGGCAGCCGACGCTGAACCACAGCCCGCCCCGCAGCCCGTTGCGGAAGATGCCGAACCCGCAGCCCCCGTGGTGATCATTGCAGGTGAGGATGGCGTGAAAGTGGTGCAGCCCGCAGCTGCGGCTGAGGCCAGCGCCTTGGTTCTGGATGCCATCAGCTACAGCGAAACGGGTGCGGTGGAATTGACCGGCCGTGGCGCCGCTAGCGCCTTCCTGCGCGTCTACCTCAGCAACGCTGCTGTGGGTGAGGGCCGTGTTGGTGACAGTGGCAACTGGACGCTGGTGCTCAATGACATTGCACCGGGCATTTACACCCTGCGTGTGGATCAACTGGACGGTGAGGGCAAAGTGACCTCACGTGTTGAGACCCCGTTCAAACGCGAGGCCGAGGAGACCATCGCGGCCGCCAATACCGACAGCGGCGCCCAGCCAACAGCGGCAGATCCCGATGCCAGCCCCAGCGTGCCGCCGGTGCGTGCGGTGACGGTGCAGCCGGGCAATACGCTCTGGGCGATTGCACGTGACGCTTATGGCGACGGGATCCTGTATGTGCGGGTGTTTGAGGCCAACCGCGGCCTGATCCGTGATCCGGACCTGATCTATCCGGGCCAGATCTTCACCGTACCGGAATAA
- a CDS encoding superoxide dismutase, whose amino-acid sequence MAFELPDLPYAHDALADLGMSAETMEYHHDLHHNAYVVNGNKLIEGTEWADKSLEEIIVGTYDANAVAQNGIFNNISQLWNHNQFWEMMGPNGNAMPGELEKAIVESFGSVDAFKSEFAAAGAGQFGSGWAWLVKDKDGSLKVTKTENGVNPLCFGQTALLGCDVWEHSYYIDFRNKRPAYLDNFLNKLVNWENVASRLG is encoded by the coding sequence ATGGCATTTGAACTTCCCGACCTTCCCTACGCGCACGACGCACTGGCCGATCTGGGCATGTCTGCAGAGACGATGGAATACCACCACGACCTGCACCACAACGCTTATGTTGTGAATGGCAACAAGCTGATCGAAGGCACCGAGTGGGCCGATAAATCCCTGGAAGAGATCATTGTTGGCACCTATGACGCCAACGCAGTTGCCCAGAACGGCATCTTCAACAACATCTCGCAGCTGTGGAACCACAACCAGTTCTGGGAAATGATGGGCCCGAACGGCAACGCCATGCCCGGCGAGCTGGAAAAAGCCATCGTTGAAAGCTTTGGTTCGGTTGACGCCTTCAAATCCGAATTTGCTGCTGCTGGCGCTGGCCAGTTCGGCTCGGGCTGGGCCTGGCTGGTGAAAGACAAAGACGGTTCGCTGAAAGTGACCAAAACCGAAAACGGCGTGAACCCGCTGTGCTTCGGCCAGACCGCGCTGCTGGGCTGCGACGTGTGGGAACATTCCTACTACATCGACTTCCGCAACAAGCGCCCGGCCTACCTGGATAACTTCCTGAACAAGCTGGTGAACTGGGAAAACGTTGCTTCGCGTCTGGGCTAA
- a CDS encoding ABC transporter ATP-binding protein/permease, whose product MRRPQQTASTLNDEQRSGWRTIRRVSPYLWPADPKLTWVKYRVVFAMLALLLAKVVAVWTPVLYKNAVDALAGEGVSQLAIGAVGMTLAYGGARLMSNGFQQLRDAIFAAVGQRALRQLALETFTHIHRLSMRYHITRKTGGLSRVIERGVKGVEFLLRFLLFSIGPLVLELLMIAGVLFFLFDVWYLAVVALTIALYVWFTFAVTEWRVKLRKVMNDQDTDANQKAIDSLLNFETVKYFGAEKREAARYDASMAGYEKAALKTSYSLAFLNFGQSLLITSGLVAVMVMAAVGVERGDLTVGDFVMVNAYMIQITMPLNFLGTVYREIRQALVDMGEMFDLLEQPAEVTDKPEAPGLKVNGGHVQLKDVQFGYDAERPILNGVSLDVAPGKTVAIVGSSGSGKSTIGRLLFRFYDVNSGSLSIDGQDVRDITQESLHAQIGVVPQDTVLFNDTIRYNIAYGRDGATEEDVIAAAKSAQIHDFIMALPEGYDTAVGERGLKLSGGEKQRVGIARTLLKNPPILLLDEATSALDTDTEQEIQDALARAGQGRTVITIAHRLSTIAEADQIVVLEKGEVVEQGTHAELLARQGRYAHLWHRQANEQDAA is encoded by the coding sequence ATGCGCCGCCCTCAGCAAACCGCCTCCACCCTGAATGACGAACAGCGCTCCGGCTGGCGCACAATCCGCCGTGTGTCGCCCTATCTGTGGCCGGCCGATCCCAAGCTCACGTGGGTGAAATACCGGGTGGTCTTTGCCATGCTGGCGCTGTTGCTGGCCAAGGTTGTCGCGGTCTGGACGCCGGTGCTTTACAAAAACGCAGTGGATGCTCTGGCGGGCGAAGGCGTATCGCAACTGGCGATTGGCGCGGTGGGGATGACGCTGGCCTATGGCGGGGCGCGATTGATGTCGAACGGGTTCCAGCAGCTGCGCGATGCGATTTTCGCCGCTGTGGGGCAGCGGGCCCTGCGCCAACTTGCGCTGGAAACCTTTACCCATATCCATCGCCTGTCGATGCGCTATCACATCACCCGCAAAACCGGCGGCCTCAGCCGTGTGATCGAACGCGGTGTGAAGGGGGTTGAGTTCCTCCTGCGCTTCTTGCTGTTTTCCATCGGCCCGTTGGTGCTGGAACTGTTGATGATCGCGGGGGTTTTGTTCTTCCTCTTTGATGTCTGGTATCTGGCCGTGGTGGCGTTGACCATCGCGCTTTATGTCTGGTTCACCTTTGCCGTGACCGAATGGCGGGTGAAGCTGCGCAAGGTGATGAATGATCAGGACACGGACGCCAACCAAAAGGCGATCGACAGCCTGCTGAACTTTGAAACGGTCAAGTATTTCGGCGCGGAGAAGCGGGAAGCGGCACGTTATGACGCCTCGATGGCGGGTTATGAAAAGGCGGCGCTCAAGACTTCATACTCATTGGCGTTTCTGAACTTTGGTCAGTCCCTGCTGATCACCAGTGGTCTGGTTGCAGTGATGGTCATGGCCGCAGTGGGGGTGGAACGTGGCGATCTGACCGTCGGGGATTTCGTCATGGTCAACGCTTACATGATCCAAATCACCATGCCGTTGAATTTCCTTGGCACGGTCTACCGTGAAATCCGCCAGGCGCTGGTGGATATGGGGGAGATGTTTGATCTGCTGGAACAACCCGCTGAGGTTACCGACAAACCTGAGGCGCCCGGTCTGAAAGTGAACGGCGGCCATGTGCAGCTGAAAGACGTGCAGTTTGGCTATGATGCTGAACGGCCGATCCTGAACGGCGTCTCACTGGATGTTGCGCCGGGCAAGACTGTGGCGATTGTCGGCTCTTCCGGATCGGGGAAATCCACCATCGGGCGGCTGTTGTTCCGCTTTTATGATGTGAACAGTGGCAGCCTCAGCATCGACGGGCAGGACGTGCGCGACATCACGCAGGAGAGCCTGCATGCGCAGATCGGCGTGGTGCCGCAGGACACGGTGCTGTTTAATGACACCATCCGCTACAACATCGCCTATGGCCGTGATGGCGCTACCGAAGAGGATGTGATCGCCGCCGCCAAATCCGCCCAGATCCATGACTTCATCATGGCCCTGCCAGAAGGTTATGACACCGCCGTTGGTGAGCGTGGGCTGAAACTGTCCGGGGGTGAAAAACAGCGGGTTGGCATCGCGCGCACCCTGCTGAAAAATCCGCCGATCCTGTTGCTGGATGAGGCCACATCGGCGCTGGATACGGATACAGAACAGGAAATCCAGGATGCGCTGGCCCGCGCCGGCCAAGGCCGCACGGTGATCACCATCGCCCACCGCCTGTCAACCATCGCCGAGGCGGATCAGATCGTGGTGCTGGAAAAAGGCGAAGTGGTGGAGCAGGGCACCCATGCGGAACTGCTGGCGCGTCAGGGGCGGTATGCCCACTTGTGGCACCGTCAGGCCAATGAACAGGATGCTGCGTGA